A genomic region of Streptomyces sp. NBC_00247 contains the following coding sequences:
- a CDS encoding ABC transporter ATP-binding protein — MLELETATVRFGGRAVLDAVDLSVTDHEIVCVLGPSGSGKSTLLRVVAGLQPLDGGRVFLGGADQAGVPVHRRGLGLMFQDHQLFPHRDVAANVAFGLRMRGVDRSAQRARVAELLDLVGLSGAGPRAVAGLSGGEQQRVALARALAPSPRLLMLDEPLGQLDRGLRERLVVELRSLFTDLGTTVLAVTHDQGEAFALADRVVVMRDGRIAQAGTPLEVWQRPASAFVARFLGFDNVVGATVTGTAARTPWGEVPVPEGSPQGHCDLLVRPAGVRIGAPRDGLRCTAGARTFRGDRVAVRLTPEHGPVVEAECALADTPAEGAVVGVTFDASGTVVLAAEAES, encoded by the coding sequence ATGCTGGAGCTGGAGACGGCGACGGTCCGTTTCGGCGGACGAGCGGTGCTGGACGCGGTGGACCTCTCGGTCACCGACCACGAGATCGTCTGCGTGCTCGGCCCGAGCGGCAGCGGGAAGTCCACCCTGCTGCGCGTCGTCGCCGGGCTCCAGCCGCTCGACGGCGGCCGGGTGTTCCTCGGCGGCGCCGACCAGGCGGGCGTCCCGGTCCACCGGCGGGGCCTCGGGCTGATGTTCCAGGACCACCAGCTCTTCCCGCACCGGGACGTGGCCGCCAACGTCGCGTTCGGGCTGCGGATGCGCGGGGTGGACCGGAGCGCCCAGCGGGCGAGGGTCGCCGAACTCCTCGATCTGGTGGGCCTCTCCGGGGCCGGCCCCCGGGCCGTCGCGGGACTGTCCGGCGGTGAGCAGCAGCGGGTGGCGCTCGCCCGCGCCCTCGCGCCCAGCCCCCGACTACTGATGCTGGACGAACCGCTCGGCCAGCTCGACCGGGGGCTGCGCGAGCGCCTCGTCGTCGAACTCCGTTCGCTCTTCACGGACCTGGGCACGACGGTGCTCGCCGTCACCCACGACCAGGGCGAGGCCTTCGCGCTCGCCGACCGGGTCGTGGTGATGCGGGACGGCCGGATCGCCCAGGCCGGCACCCCGCTGGAGGTCTGGCAGCGCCCCGCCTCCGCCTTCGTCGCCCGCTTCCTCGGGTTCGACAACGTGGTCGGGGCGACCGTGACCGGCACGGCCGCCCGTACCCCGTGGGGCGAGGTGCCCGTACCGGAGGGATCGCCGCAGGGCCACTGCGACCTGCTGGTACGGCCCGCGGGCGTGCGGATCGGCGCTCCGCGGGACGGTCTGCGGTGCACGGCCGGAGCGCGTACGTTCCGGGGCGACCGGGTCGCCGTACGGCTGACCCCCGAGCACGGTCCGGTCGTGGAGGCCGAGTGCGCGCTCGCCGACACCCCGGCCGAGGGCGCGGTCGTGGGAGTCACCTTCGACGCGTCGGGCACGGTGGTCCTGGCGGCCGAAGCGGAGTCCTGA
- a CDS encoding alpha/beta hydrolase family protein produces MTTPQPAEPRISVLYDDSRRDLRDDSAPRPVRLYAWEPVRRVTDAGPLVVVSHGTGGSGSAMNWLVRPLVGAGFRVIALDHHGNNFVDGYEPEGFLLGWERARDVTFALDALAARGPLGPVGAAGFSFGGYTAGALAGARVDRDLVAAMLDGKVPEPLIPEFPALIAALRKKRSAEELAAAVQDSGANVSDPRVRAVFQVAPGLGSLVTPQSLAAIRIPVEIHWGGADTITPYAEDTAPYLAHVPGITGVCAGPGVRHEDFFEHVEGDEDARKRTGAGAAAFFLRHLTGPTLGGPDS; encoded by the coding sequence ATGACGACCCCGCAGCCGGCCGAGCCGCGCATATCCGTCCTGTACGACGACTCCCGCCGCGATCTGCGCGACGACTCCGCACCCCGCCCGGTACGGCTCTACGCGTGGGAGCCGGTCCGCAGGGTCACCGACGCGGGGCCGCTGGTCGTGGTGTCGCACGGAACAGGTGGTTCCGGCAGTGCGATGAACTGGCTGGTACGCCCGCTGGTAGGCGCGGGATTCCGTGTGATCGCGCTCGACCACCACGGCAACAACTTCGTCGACGGATACGAGCCCGAGGGCTTCCTCCTCGGCTGGGAACGCGCCCGGGACGTCACCTTCGCACTCGACGCGCTGGCCGCCCGGGGGCCCCTGGGGCCGGTGGGTGCGGCCGGGTTCTCGTTCGGTGGCTACACCGCCGGCGCACTCGCCGGGGCGCGGGTCGACCGGGACCTGGTGGCGGCCATGCTCGACGGGAAGGTGCCGGAGCCGTTGATCCCGGAGTTCCCCGCCCTGATCGCGGCCCTGCGGAAGAAGCGGTCGGCCGAGGAGCTGGCGGCGGCCGTCCAGGACTCCGGGGCGAACGTGTCCGACCCTCGCGTGCGGGCCGTCTTCCAGGTGGCGCCCGGCCTGGGTTCGCTGGTGACGCCCCAGAGCCTGGCGGCGATCCGGATTCCGGTGGAGATCCACTGGGGCGGGGCCGACACCATCACCCCGTACGCGGAGGACACCGCGCCGTATCTGGCACACGTTCCCGGGATCACCGGGGTCTGCGCCGGTCCGGGTGTCCGGCACGAGGACTTCTTCGAGCACGTGGAGGGCGACGAGGACGCACGGAAACGGACCGGCGCGGGTGCCGCCGCGTTCTTCCTGCGGCACCTCACCGGGCCCACTTTGGGCGGCCCGGACTCCTGA